The following are encoded together in the Salvia hispanica cultivar TCC Black 2014 chromosome 6, UniMelb_Shisp_WGS_1.0, whole genome shotgun sequence genome:
- the LOC125195214 gene encoding uncharacterized protein LOC125195214, giving the protein MVHYNYISSVANNITCRESKHIDFLTTKNKELITENDSRIQSPEQWAPPCNSQCIHKYASLFQIPWRVFCKKGCDADGETWDECLGECDKVCYKDPVLKDKQWSAYIDRSPGSARSSEECFPSCVAGCSYKFDIPAETLKQVHARPPKPAPEEKLRPPAAESRLPLVYVPCGDEVLNTSA; this is encoded by the exons ATGGTACACTATAATTATATCTCCTCCGTTGCAAACAATATTACG TGCAGAGAGTCGAAACACATTGATTTCCTTACAAccaaaaacaaagaattaaTCACAGAGAATGATTCCAGAATCCAGTCTCCAGAGCAATGGGCGCCTCCATGCAACTCTCAGTGCATCCATAAATACGCTTCTCTCTTCCAAATCCCAT GGAGAGTGTTCTGCAAAAAGGGATGTGATGCTGATGGCGAGACATGGGACGAAT GTTTGGGAGAATGTGACAAGGTATGCTACAAAGACCCTGTCCTCAAGGACAAGCAGTGGAGTGCGTATATTGATCGTTCCCCTGGTTCTGCCAGGTCCTCGGAG GAATGCTTTCCTTCTTGCGTAGCTGGCTGTAGTTACAAG TTTGATATTCCTGCAGAGACACTGAAACAAGTTCACGCAAGACCGCCAAAGCCTGCACCTGAAGAGAAACTGAGACCACCTGCTGCTGAGTCCAGACTCCCTCTCGTCTACGTTCCTTGTGGAGATGAGGTTCTGAACACTTCTGCATAA
- the LOC125193089 gene encoding sphingolipid delta(4)-desaturase DES1-like, producing MGFEGKEGAMATDFFWSYTDEPHASRRRQILSQYPQIKQLFGPDPFAFLKIAAVVLLQLWTATFLHNASWVKILIVAYFFGSFLNHNLFLAIHELSHNLAFLTPVYNRWLGIFANLPIGVPMSVTFQKYHLEHHRYQGVDGLDMDVPSLTEAKVVRNTVSKSIWVVLQLFFYALRPLFLKPKPPGIWEFINFTIQLALDAAIVCLFGWKSFSYLILSTFVGGGMHPMAGHFISEHYVFNPDQETYSYYGPLNLMTWSVGYHNEHHDFPRIPGSKLHKVREIAPQFYKDLDSYQSWSQVIYMYIMDRTVGPFSRMKRSQSVLDKSKSE from the exons aTGGGATTTGAAGGGAAAGAGGGAGCAATGGCTACTGACTTTTTCTGGTCCTACACTGATGAGCCTCACGCTTCCCGCAGGAGGCAGATCCTCTCTCAATACCCTCAAATCAAGCAATTATTCGGCCCTGACCCCTTCGCTTTCCTTAAG ATTGCTGCAGTTGTGTTGCTTCAGCTATGGACTGCTACTTTCTTGCACAACGCATCCTGGGTGAAGATACTTATAGTGGCATATTTCTTCGGCTCTTTCCTCAACCACAATCTTTTCTTGGCCATTCACGAGCTTAGCCACAACCTAGCCTTCTTGACTCCTGTCTACAACCGGTGGCTAGGAATCTTCGCCAACCTTCCCATTGGCGTGCCCATGTCCGTCACTTTCCAGAAGTACCACCTCGAGCACCATAGGTACCAAGGGGTGGACGGACTTGACATGGACGTCCCAAGTCTCACAGAAGCCAAGGTTGTGAGAAACACCGTCTCAAAATCCATATGGGTTGTTCTCCAACTATTTTTCTACGCTCTCCGGCCCCTCTTTCTCAAGCCTAAACCTCCCGGCATATGGGAGTTTATTAACTTCACTATCCAACTGGCCCTTGATGCTGCCATCGTTTGCCTCTTCGGCTGGAAATCCTTCAGTTATTTAATCCTGTCCACGTTTGTTGGAGGCGGGATGCACCCCATGGCCGGACACTTCATCTCAGAGCACTACGTGTTCAATCCGGATCAAGAGACGTATTCTTACTATGGCCCTCTCAACCTCATGACATGGAGCGTCGGCTACCACAATGAGCACCACGACTTCCCAAGAATCCCCGGGAGCAAGCTGCACAAGGTGAGGGAGATTGCACCCCAGTTTTACAAGGATCTTGATTCGTATCAGTCATGGAGCCAGGTGATCTACATGTACATAATGGATCGAACAGTCGGGCCATTTAGCCGGATGAAGAGGAGTCAGTCAGTGTTGGACAAGAGCAAGTCTGAATAG
- the LOC125193037 gene encoding PAP-specific phosphatase HAL2-like produces the protein MPISSPNSAAKIRLPRPLLPPYRNSPSILHQHLLPKLQIHPFPRLRCGHTLNSATAQNCNVEFESMDLEKYARELEVAVKAVHMASLLCRRVQQTLIFQSNVNVQSKDDDSPVTVADWSVQATVSWVLSEAFGSENVSIVAEEDVETLSRCDSVGLLDAVAKTVNDSLAEAPSFGIRPPAAPLNTSEVLEAISRCNSPGGPTGRFWVLDPVDGTLGFVRGDQYAIALALIEDGEPVLGVLGCPNYPMKKEWLSYQNGYQRIVSRLASPSSTSWDRGCVIYAKKESGGAWMQPLLEKEKKFVWPNSAREIKVSTINNPALATFCEPVEKANSSHSFTAGLAHSVGLRNEPLRVYSMVKYAAIARGDAEIFMKFARAGYKEKIWDHAAGVVIIQEAGGVVTDAGGHPLCFSRGMYLEGLDRGIIASSGATLHEKIIRAVDASWNSSSL, from the exons ATGCCCATTTCTTCCCCGAATTCAGCCGCCAAAATTCGCCTCCCGCGCCCACTGCTTCCTCCCTACAGAAATTCTCCTTCAATTCTCCATCAACACCTCCTTCCCAAGCTACAAATCCACCCCTTTCCCCGCCTCCGCTGCGGCCACACGCTCAATTCCGCCACGGCCCAGAATTGCAACGTGGAATTCGAGTCCATGGACTTGGAGAAATACGCGCGGGAGCTGGAGGTGGCAGTCAAGGCAGTGCACATGGCGTCTTTGCTCTGCCGCAGAGTTCAACAGACCTTGATTTTCCAAAGCAATGTCAATGTTCAGTCTAAAGACGACGATTCTCCGGTCACTGTCGCCG ATTGGAGTGTTCAAGCAACCGTGAGCTGGGTGTTGTCTGAGGCATTTGGGAGTGAAAACGTATCCATTGTAGCTGAAGAAGACGTTGAAACACTGTCGAGGTGTGATTCTGTTGGCTTACTAGATGCTGTTGCAAAAACTGTTAACGACAGCCTAGCTGAGGCGCCTAGTTTTGGGATTCGACCACCGGCTGCTCCTCTAAACACATCTGAGGTTCTTGAGGCCATCAGTAGGTGCAACTCGCCTGGCGGGCCCACAGGGAGATTCTGGGTTCTGGACCCTGTTGACGGTACGTTAGGTTTTGTACGTGGCGATCAGTATGCAATTGCTCTTGCCTTGATAGAGGATGGTGAGCCTGTGCTTGGGGTTCTCGGGTGCCCTAATTACCCGATGAAGAAAGAATGGCTGAGTTACCAAAACGGCTACCAAAGAATCGTATCTAGATTGGCGTCGCCATCATCAACGTCGTGGGATAGAGGATGTGTGATTTATGCAAAGAAAGAGAGTGGTGGAGCCTGGATGCAGCCATTGCttgagaaagagaagaagTTTGTCTGGCCAAACTCTGCAAGAGAGATCAAAGTCTCGACCATCAACAACCCGGCACTGGCCACGTTCTGTGAGCCCGTTGAGAAAGCAAATTCGAGTCATTCCTTCACCGCAGGGCTAGCTCATAGTGTTGGGCTCAG GAACGAGCCACTACGGGTGTACTCTATGGTGAAGTACGCAGCCATAGCACGAGGAGACGCTGAGATATTCATGAAGTTCGCTCGAGCTGGTTACAAGGAGAAGATATGGGACCACGCAGCCGGTGTCGTCATCATTCAAGAAGCCGGCGGGGTCGTGACGGACGCCGGAGGCCATCCTCTTTGCTTCTCGAGAGGGATGTACTTAGAAGGTCTTGATCGTGGCATAATTGCTTCTTCTGGAGCTACATTACATGAGAAGATTATCAGAGCTGTTGATGCTAGCTGGAACTCTTCTAGTCTTTAA
- the LOC125193040 gene encoding secretory carrier-associated membrane protein 2-like translates to MAGRYHENPFEEEEVNPFADGGRGKASGQPKFSGGSFYTTTGSVPPAVNSRLSPLPPEPADFYNPTASVDIPLDGATDLKKKERELQAKESELKRREQEVRRKEEAASRAGIVLEEKNWPPFFPIIHHDIANEIPIHLQKLQYVAFTTLLGLCFALLWNVIAVTTAWIKLGDAKIWFLAIIYFISGVPGAYVLWYRPLYRAFRTESAMKFGWFFMLYMLHIGFCIFAAVAPPVVFRGKSLTGILPAIDLMGDHVLVGIFYFIGFGLFCLESVLSIWVIQQVYMYFRGSGKAAEMKREAARGALRAAI, encoded by the exons ATGGCAGGCCGTTACCATGAGAATCCatttgaggaagaagaagtcAATCCATTTGCT GATGGAGGGAGAGGGAAGGCATCAGGACAACCAAAATTTAGTGGAGGCTCATTTTATACT actACTGGAAGTGTTCCACCTGCTGTAAACTCAAGGCTCTCACCCCTCCCACCAGAGCCTGCCGATTTCTACAATCCTACTGCATCAGTTGATATTCCTCTTGATGGTGCTACT gacctgaaaaagaaagagagagagctgCAGGCCAAGGAATCTGAACTCAAGAGAAGGGAACAG GAAGTTAGGCGGAAAGAAGAGGCTGCCTCACGAG ctGGTATTGTTCTTGAGGAGAAAAACTGGCCTCCATTCTTCCCCATCATTCATCATGACATTGCCAATGAAATACCGATTCATTTGCAGAAGCTGCAATATGTTGCATTTACAACCTTGTTGG GACTCTGTTTTGCCCTTCTCTGGAACGTTATAGCTGTAACTACTGCTTGGATTAAACTGGGAG ATGCAAAGATCTGGTTTCTTGCTATTATATACTTCATATCTGGGGTTCCAGGAGCATATGTTTTATGGTATCGACCACTTTACCGTGCATTTAG GACTGAAAGTGCTATGAAGTTTGGGTGGTTTTTCATGCTTTACATG CTGCACATTGGCTTCTGCATTTTTGCTGCAGTTGCACCTCCTGTCGTTTTCAGAGGAAAATCGCTAAC AGGTATCCTCCCAGCGATTGATCTTATGGGTGACCACGTGCTAGTTGGG ATTTTCTACTTCATTGGATTCGGGCTTTTCTGCCTCGAGTCAGTTCTCAGCATCTGGGTCATACAG CAAGTATACATGTATTTCCGAGGCAGTGGCAAAGCTGCAGAGATGAAGCGCGAGGCAGCGAGGGGAGCCTTGAGAGCAGCAATCTAA